The following is a genomic window from Lysinibacillus sp. G4S2.
TCTCGACGCTCATACGCAAAATCCTTTGGCAAGCCAGTCGTTTCTTTTCCAAACATAAAGTAAATATCACGATCTTTATTACTAAAATCATGTGTCGTAAATGGCTCTTCACTATATGTCTCAATTAAATAAACGTCGCCATTTTTGGATGCCTCTAGAAAATCCTCTAGTGAATCGTGATATACGACATTGACACTATGCCAATAATCTAAGCCTGCACGTTTTAGCATTTTATCGTCTGTAGAA
Proteins encoded in this region:
- the trmL gene encoding tRNA (uridine(34)/cytosine(34)/5-carboxymethylaminomethyluridine(34)-2'-O)-methyltransferase TrmL, which produces MPLHIVLYQPEIPANTGNIARTCAGTNTSLHLIRPLGFSTDDKMLKRAGLDYWHSVNVVYHDSLEDFLEASKNGDVYLIETYSEEPFTTHDFSNKDRDIYFMFGKETTGLPKDFAYERRDMCLRIPQSEHVRSLNLSNTAAIVIYEALRQQGYPGLN